The following coding sequences are from one Pseudonocardia sp. HH130630-07 window:
- a CDS encoding ABC transporter ATP-binding protein has protein sequence MPDITDDPTAPGRTTVRAVGVRKTYGSGDAQVTALHGVSLSLSAGTFNAVMGLSGSGKSTLLQCLAGLDRATDGVVEVDGRRLAELGDHEMTALRRDHIGFVFQSFNLLPTLTAEENIRLPAEIAGRRIDGARFDDVVDRLGLRRRLGHRPSELSGGQQQRVAVARALVNRPAVVFADEPTGNLDSNSRTDLLEFLRVSVREFGQTVVMVTHDPYAASYADRVVFLRDGAVVHDVSRPTADEVLDTMKKLEG, from the coding sequence ATGCCGGACATCACCGACGATCCGACCGCACCCGGGAGGACGACCGTGCGCGCGGTCGGCGTCCGGAAGACCTACGGCTCGGGAGACGCGCAGGTCACCGCGTTGCACGGGGTGAGCCTCTCGCTCTCGGCCGGGACGTTCAACGCCGTCATGGGGCTGTCCGGTTCGGGCAAGTCGACGTTGTTGCAGTGCCTGGCCGGGCTCGACCGGGCGACCGACGGGGTGGTGGAGGTCGACGGCCGCCGGCTCGCCGAACTCGGTGACCACGAGATGACCGCTCTCCGGCGTGATCACATCGGGTTCGTCTTCCAGAGCTTCAACCTCCTGCCCACGCTCACGGCGGAGGAGAACATCCGGCTGCCCGCGGAGATCGCGGGCCGCCGGATCGACGGTGCGCGGTTCGACGACGTCGTCGACCGGCTGGGCCTGCGGCGACGGCTGGGGCACCGGCCCTCCGAGCTGTCCGGCGGGCAGCAGCAGCGGGTGGCGGTCGCCAGGGCACTGGTGAACCGCCCGGCGGTGGTCTTCGCGGACGAGCCGACCGGCAACCTCGACTCGAACTCGCGGACCGATCTGCTCGAGTTCCTGCGGGTCTCGGTGCGCGAGTTCGGCCAGACCGTGGTGATGGTGACGCACGACCCGTACGCGGCGTCCTACGCCGACCGGGTCGTCTTCCTGCGGGACGGCGCGGTGGTGCACGACGTGTCCCGGCCGACGGCCGACGAGGTCCTCGACACGATGAAGAAGCTGGAGGGCTGA
- a CDS encoding multidrug effflux MFS transporter, which translates to MTTAVVTPSRVRLALVLGALIALGPLTIDTYLPALPEVGRDLGAAGTTVQLTLTGTLAGLALGQLLIGPLSDAYGRRPLLLAGAALHVVASALVAVAPSIEVLTLLRVLQGAGASAGAVVGLAIVRDLFTGRAAASMLSRLMLVMGAAPVLAPTLGAGLLTWVSWRGVFLFLAAYGLVMLVVVSYGLPETLPPARRRPARLGATLRTYGTLLRDRTFVGLVLVAGLAMGALFSYVSGASYVFQQQFGVDQGTFGLLFGAGAIWLVVGTQLNPVLLRYLEPRRVLTGGITAGVLAGFVLFVLTSTGTGGLPAVLVGVWVMLLACGFVMPNAPALALARHGESAGTAAALLGSLQFGLGAATSPLVGLLGNDAMAMGTAMFASVALAGLSLVLVVRPWTLPDLNE; encoded by the coding sequence GTGACCACAGCCGTCGTCACACCGAGCCGGGTACGGCTCGCACTCGTCCTGGGTGCGCTGATCGCGCTCGGTCCGCTCACCATCGACACCTACCTGCCCGCGCTGCCCGAGGTCGGCCGCGACCTCGGCGCCGCCGGGACGACCGTCCAGCTGACCCTGACCGGCACGCTCGCCGGGCTGGCGCTGGGTCAGCTCCTGATCGGCCCGCTGTCCGACGCGTACGGCCGTCGCCCGCTGCTGCTGGCCGGGGCGGCGCTGCACGTCGTCGCGTCGGCGCTGGTCGCGGTGGCCCCCTCGATCGAGGTGCTCACCCTGCTGCGCGTCCTGCAGGGCGCGGGCGCCTCGGCCGGCGCGGTGGTCGGGCTCGCGATCGTCCGTGACCTGTTCACCGGCCGCGCGGCGGCGAGCATGCTGTCCCGGCTGATGCTCGTCATGGGCGCCGCGCCGGTGCTCGCGCCGACGCTCGGCGCCGGGCTGCTCACCTGGGTGTCCTGGCGCGGGGTGTTCCTGTTCCTCGCGGCGTACGGCCTGGTCATGCTGGTCGTGGTCAGCTACGGGCTGCCGGAGACGCTGCCCCCGGCCCGGCGCCGGCCGGCCCGCCTCGGCGCCACCCTGCGCACCTACGGCACGTTGCTGCGGGACCGGACGTTCGTCGGCCTCGTCCTCGTCGCCGGGCTCGCGATGGGCGCACTGTTCAGCTACGTCTCCGGCGCCTCCTACGTCTTCCAGCAGCAGTTCGGGGTCGACCAGGGGACGTTCGGGCTGCTGTTCGGGGCCGGGGCGATCTGGCTGGTCGTCGGCACCCAGCTGAACCCGGTGCTGCTGCGCTACCTGGAGCCGCGCCGGGTGCTGACCGGCGGGATCACCGCGGGCGTACTGGCCGGGTTCGTCCTGTTCGTCCTGACCTCGACCGGCACCGGTGGCCTCCCCGCCGTGCTCGTCGGCGTCTGGGTGATGCTGCTGGCCTGCGGGTTCGTGATGCCCAACGCACCGGCACTGGCACTCGCCCGGCACGGGGAGAGCGCCGGGACGGCCGCGGCGCTGCTCGGGTCGCTGCAGTTCGGGCTGGGCGCCGCGACGTCGCCGCTGGTCGGCCTGCTCGGCAACGACGCGATGGCGATGGGCACCGCCATGTTCGCCTCGGTCGCGCTGGCCGGGCTGTCGCTGGTGCTGGTCGTGCGGCCGTGGACGCTGCCGGACCTGAACGAGTAG
- a CDS encoding carboxymuconolactone decarboxylase family protein, producing the protein MPNPYSHVPDSYRALAALERSTRDDEALPHPIQELVRLRASQINGCGFCVDMHSHEAADAGERPERLYSVAAWREAPWFTREERAALALTEAVTRLADNPEGVPDDVWDEAAAVFDERSLALVVTTIATINAWNRISVTTRQIAGSHRGAA; encoded by the coding sequence ATGCCCAACCCGTACTCGCACGTGCCGGACAGCTACCGCGCCCTGGCCGCGCTGGAGCGCTCCACCCGCGACGACGAGGCCCTCCCGCACCCGATCCAGGAACTCGTCCGGTTGCGGGCCAGCCAGATCAACGGCTGCGGGTTCTGCGTCGACATGCACTCCCACGAGGCCGCCGACGCCGGCGAGCGCCCCGAGCGCCTGTACTCGGTCGCCGCCTGGCGGGAGGCGCCGTGGTTCACCCGCGAGGAGCGGGCCGCGCTGGCGCTGACCGAGGCCGTGACCCGGCTGGCGGACAACCCCGAGGGCGTCCCGGACGACGTGTGGGACGAGGCCGCCGCGGTGTTCGACGAGCGGTCGCTCGCCCTCGTCGTCACCACGATCGCCACCATCAACGCCTGGAACCGGATCAGCGTGACGACCAGGCAGATCGCGGGCAGCCACCGCGGCGCGGCATAG
- a CDS encoding RrF2 family transcriptional regulator: MRMGQGVEWALHCCLNLAWVDAPVPGQRLAAYYDLPPAYLNKQLQALVRAGICESVPGARGGFRLAGAAAEISLLDVVVALEGREGAFRCTSILSASPGGDPGRDYSGSCAISVSMRRAELAWRRELAGRSLADVGTDVLRYSPDAMDRVRAAFT, translated from the coding sequence ATGCGGATGGGACAGGGCGTCGAGTGGGCGCTGCACTGCTGCCTCAACCTGGCCTGGGTCGACGCACCGGTGCCCGGCCAGCGGCTCGCGGCGTACTACGACCTGCCACCCGCCTACCTGAACAAGCAGTTGCAGGCACTCGTCCGGGCCGGGATCTGCGAGTCGGTGCCCGGCGCCCGCGGCGGTTTCCGGCTCGCCGGGGCCGCCGCCGAGATCTCCCTGCTCGACGTCGTGGTCGCCCTGGAGGGCCGGGAGGGCGCGTTCCGCTGCACCTCGATCCTCTCGGCGTCGCCCGGTGGCGACCCCGGCCGGGACTACTCCGGCTCGTGCGCGATCTCGGTGAGCATGCGCCGCGCCGAACTGGCCTGGCGCCGCGAGCTCGCCGGGCGCTCGCTCGCCGACGTCGGCACCGACGTCCTCCGGTACTCCCCGGACGCGATGGACCGCGTCCGGGCCGCATTCACCTGA
- a CDS encoding fumarylacetoacetate hydrolase family protein — MPVRRLRFAAPYLRPRKIWGIGLNYVDHAADLAETVPDEPASFLKGDHTIIGPGEPIPVPPQSVRTTTEGELALVVGRECRNVSVDDALEHVFGVTTVLDQTAEDILARNPRFLTRAKNFPGFLSFGPQLVPMAEVRTTFDRIGDIEVTTAVGTRNRSNTVSRMRYDPAFLVAFHSAVMPLFPGDVLCTGTPGALPIRPGDTACCRIPGVGELTNPVVTGP, encoded by the coding sequence GTGCCCGTCCGGCGGCTCCGGTTCGCCGCGCCCTACCTGCGCCCCCGCAAGATCTGGGGGATCGGGCTGAACTACGTGGACCACGCCGCGGACCTGGCCGAGACCGTCCCGGACGAGCCGGCGTCGTTCCTCAAGGGCGACCACACGATCATCGGTCCCGGGGAGCCGATCCCGGTCCCGCCGCAGAGCGTCCGCACCACGACCGAGGGCGAGCTGGCGCTGGTCGTCGGTCGGGAGTGCCGCAACGTGTCCGTCGACGACGCGCTCGAGCACGTCTTCGGGGTGACCACCGTGCTCGACCAGACCGCCGAGGACATCCTGGCGCGCAACCCGCGCTTCCTCACCCGGGCCAAGAACTTCCCCGGTTTCCTGTCGTTCGGCCCGCAGCTGGTCCCGATGGCCGAGGTCCGGACCACCTTCGACCGGATCGGCGACATCGAGGTGACGACCGCGGTCGGCACGCGGAACCGGAGCAACACGGTGTCCCGGATGCGCTACGACCCGGCGTTCCTGGTGGCGTTCCACAGCGCGGTGATGCCGCTGTTCCCGGGTGACGTGCTCTGCACCGGCACGCCGGGTGCGCTCCCGATCCGCCCCGGCGACACGGCGTGCTGCCGGATCCCGGGCGTCGGGGAGCTGACGAACCCGGTCGTCACCGGTCCCTGA
- a CDS encoding SDR family oxidoreductase, producing the protein MDIGLRDRVALVLGSTAGLGRASAAALAAEGARVVVTGRRAERVDEVVASLPGSTGVVADLTEPDAPARLAAAARAAFGRIDVLVLNGGGPAPGAPDDFTAADAAAAVELLLAPHVALVGQVLPEMRRAGWGRIVAIGSSGIQQPIPALTASNVGRAALAAYLKTLAGRVAVDGVTVNTVLPGRIDTDRVAHLDRIAAERAGTTPEQARAGSEGGIPAGRYGTPDEFGAVVAFLAGTGAGYVTGSQIRCDGGLVAAP; encoded by the coding sequence ATGGACATCGGACTGAGGGACAGGGTCGCGCTGGTGCTGGGGTCGACGGCCGGACTCGGCCGGGCGTCCGCCGCGGCGCTGGCCGCCGAGGGGGCACGGGTCGTCGTCACCGGGCGCCGCGCGGAACGGGTGGACGAGGTCGTGGCGTCGCTGCCGGGCTCGACCGGGGTGGTCGCCGACCTGACCGAGCCCGACGCCCCGGCCCGGCTGGCGGCGGCGGCCCGTGCGGCGTTCGGCCGGATCGACGTCCTCGTGCTCAACGGCGGCGGCCCGGCCCCCGGGGCGCCCGACGACTTCACCGCCGCGGACGCGGCGGCCGCGGTCGAGCTGCTGCTCGCCCCGCACGTCGCGCTGGTCGGGCAGGTGCTGCCGGAGATGCGCCGGGCCGGGTGGGGACGGATCGTCGCCATCGGTTCCAGCGGTATCCAGCAGCCGATCCCGGCGCTCACCGCGTCCAACGTCGGCCGGGCCGCGCTCGCCGCGTACCTCAAGACGCTGGCCGGCCGGGTCGCGGTCGACGGGGTCACGGTGAACACCGTGCTGCCCGGCCGGATCGACACCGACCGGGTGGCCCACCTCGACCGGATCGCCGCCGAGCGCGCCGGGACGACCCCGGAGCAGGCCAGGGCCGGCTCCGAGGGCGGCATCCCGGCCGGGAGGTACGGCACCCCGGACGAGTTCGGGGCGGTCGTCGCCTTCCTCGCCGGCACCGGTGCCGGGTACGTCACCGGCAGCCAGATCCGCTGCGACGGCGGCCTCGTCGCCGCCCCGTGA